From a single Metopolophium dirhodum isolate CAU chromosome 6, ASM1992520v1, whole genome shotgun sequence genomic region:
- the LOC132947249 gene encoding splicing regulator SDE2 — protein sequence MDKMNIEKLEFNVTSEMFLSSIRQFASIRTGMLEKDFYLLFNGKILNENTVQNGIVHIVPRIIGGKGGFGSMLRAIGAQIEKTTNREACRDLSGRRLRDINEEKRVKDFLAKGGPSTEDPEERKKRKLQRLCQAPKTEFKDEHYEKHMSEMTESVSDAIECGFKAGTSEIPIKKKVKSKGYYDSDLDTDSSNDELDDENVPTESIKKEQSDEELKETEIVNKRKCLDLEDADAITNKKIKV from the coding sequence ATggataaaatgaatattgagAAATTGGAGTTTAATGTTACATCAGAAATGTTTTTGTCTAGTATAAGACAATTTGCTAGCATTAGAACGGGTATGTTAGAGAAGGACTTTTACTTGTTGTTTaatggtaaaattttaaatgaaaatactgTTCAAAATGGTATTGTACACATTGTCCCTCGGATAATTGGAGGCAAGGGAGGATTTGGTTCAATGCTACGAGCAATTGGTGCACAAattgaaaaaacaacaaatcGCGAAGCTTGCCGTGATTTAAGCGGTCGTCGATTACGTGATATCAATGAAGAAAAACGAGTGAAAGATTTTTTAGCTAAAGGAGGTCCTAGCACAGAAGATCCCGAAGAGCGCAAAAAACGCAAATTACAACGTCTATGTCAAGCACCCAAAACAGAATTCAAAGATGAACACTATGAAAAGCATATGTCCGAAATGACAGAATCCGTTTCTGATGCAATAGAGTGCGGTTTCAAAGCAGGTACATCAGAAATTCCAATTAAGAAAAAAGTTAAGTCCAAGGGATATTATGATTCTGATTTGGATACAGATAGTAGCAATGATGAATTAGATGATGAAAATGTACCTACTGAGTCAATCAAAAAGGAACAATCAGACGAAGAACTAAAAGAAACAGAAATTGTTAATAAACGTAAATGTTTAGATTTAGAAGATGCTGATGctattacaaacaaaaaaattaaagtttaa